A single region of the Populus nigra chromosome 2, ddPopNigr1.1, whole genome shotgun sequence genome encodes:
- the LOC133683169 gene encoding cytochrome P450 81Q32-like produces the protein MATLFLYFPVFLALYIISTHFLNRIRNFPPSPFPSLPIIGHLYLLKKPLYRTLSKISNKHGPVILLQQGSRRLLVVSSPSLAEECFTKNDVVFANRPRLLFAKHLAYNSTGLVWAPYGDHWRNLRKIVSIEVLSAYRLQMLSSIRLEEVKSMICGLFRNQNQSVDMRTVFFELTLNILMRMIAAKRYYGGNVSDVEEAKRFRAIHAESFLLGGKTIIGDYIPWIKSKEMEKRLIECNLKRDSFLQCLIEEQRRKILEGDCCGEKKKNLIQVLLSLQETEPEYYTDDIIKGLVVVILLAGTHTSSATMEWALSLLLNHPEVLEKAKREIDEHIGHDRLMDEADLAQLPYLRSILNETLRMYPAAPLLVPHESSEECLVGGFRIPRGTMLSVNVWAIQNDPEIWRDPTKFRPERFDNPEGGRDEFKLMPFGYGRRSCPGEGLAMRVVGLALGSLLQCFEWQKIGDKMVDMTEATGSTIPKAQPLEAICRARPSMITHLSQI, from the exons ATGGCAACCTTGTTTCTCTACTTTCCGGTGTTTTTAGCCTTGTATATCATATCTACTCACTTCCTCAACAGGATAAGAAACTTCCCACCTAGTCCATTCCCTTCACTACCAATCATTGGCCACCTCTACCTACTTAAGAAGCCACTTTACAGGACACTATCAAAAATCTCCAATAAACATGGCCCCGTAATCTTGCTCCAACAAGGATCTCGTCGACTACTTGTTGTCTCATCCCCTTCGCTAGCTGAAGAATGCTTTACCAAAAATGATGTTGTCTTTGCTAACCGCCCACGCTTGCTCTTTGCAAAACACCTCGCCTACAACAGCACAGGCCTTGTTTGGGCTCCCTATGGCGACCACTGGCGAAACCTTAGGAAGATCGTCTCTATTGAAGTCTTGTCTGCATACCGCCTCCAAATGCTTTCTTCCATACGTCTGGAGGAGGTGAAGTCAATGATTTGTGGACTCTTCCGTAATCAGAACCAGTCTGTAGATATGAGGACAGTTTTCTTCGAACTGACACTGAACATCCTGATGCGGATGATAGCTGCAAAGAGATATTATGGAGGGAATGTTTCTGATGTGGAAGAAGCAAAAAGGTTTCGTGCAATTCATGCTGAAAGCTTCTTGCTAGGTGGCAAAACCATTATTGGAGACTATATACCGTGGATTAAATCAAAAGAGATGGAGAAGAGATTGATAGAATGCAATCTAAAGAGGGATAGTTTCTTGCAGTGTTTGATAGAAGAGCAACGGAGAAAAATACTGGAGGGTGATTGCTGTggtgaaaagaaaaagaatttgattCAGGTTCTGCTGTCCCTGCAAGAAACTGAACCTGAGTATTACACGGACGATATCATCAAAGGGCTTGTGGTG GTGATCTTATTGGCAGGAACACACACTTCATCTGCTACAATGGAATGGGCACTTTCACTTTTGCTTAACCATCCCGAAGTCCTCGAGAAGGCTAAAAGAGAAATCGACGAGCATATTGGGCATGATCGTTTAATGGATGAAGCTGATCTTGCCCAACTTCCCTACCTCCGCAGCATCCTCAACGAAACGTTACGGATGTACCCGGCAGCTCCGTTGCTAGTACCTCATGAGTCATCAGAAGAATGCCTGGTTGGAGGATTCCGCATTCCACGTGGCACAATGCTGTCCGTAAATGTGTGGGCCATTCAAAATGACCCTGAAATCTGGCGAGACCCAACAAAATTCAGGCCTGAGAGGTTCGACAACCCAGAGGGGGGAAGAGACGAGTTTAAGTTGATGCCTTTCGGGTATGGAAGGAGGAGCTGTCCTGGAGAAGGCTTGGCCATGAGAGTGGTGGGATTAGCATTGGGCTCGCTCCTTCAATGTTTCGAGTGGCAGAAAATTGGTGATAAAATGGTGGACATGACTGAGGCGACCGGGTCCACCATTCCGAAGGCACAGCCACTAGAAGCTATATGTAGGGCACGCCCAAGCATGATTACGCATCTTTCTCAAATATGA
- the LOC133681750 gene encoding E3 ubiquitin-protein ligase APD2-like isoform X2 — translation MVLGPSSSRLMKASSVFVDHVEVRDEDKKGVLLYGFYEKPELSFETNWSVADYMIVSSYSRKGFSLWLNKGSKIRMRWEARTSILNQLQVVMIKGERKYETLLPKQTSSPDALNLSEPLNGKEAEYTIEEDNRYYLGLINTNPKNIITTLSVNVTSKMYELSKARNMCSTTQGSCRLKLLFPKTQYVVVTTPDNGDINGWNIEVAFVARAIIYVAILGAIVIIIFLILKYLGACDTESTNLVETATWQASEPSETEPIMPAKSVRLTYGTNEEDDEGSSCSSSEDLYDAKLCVICYDDQRNCFFVPCGHCATCYDCAQRIMEEDNKMCPICRRLIHKVRRLFTS, via the exons ATGGTGCTTGGACCTAGCTCATCAAGGTTGATGAAGGCAAGTTCTGTATTTGTAGACCATGTTGAAGTGAGAGATGAAGATAAGAAAGGGGTTCTTTTATATGGGTTCTACGAGAAGCCTGAGTTAAGCTTCGAAACGAATTGGAGCGTAGCGGATTACATGATTGTTTCATCTTACAGTCGAAAG ggattttccttgtggttgaacAAGGGTTCTAAGATCCGAATGAGATGGGAAGCCCGAACCAGTATTTTAAATCAACTTCAAGTGGTGATGATAAAAG GAGAACGAAAGTATGAAACATTGCTTCCAAAACAGACGAGTTCCCCTGATGCCCTCAACCTCAGCGAACCTCTGAATG GTAAAGAAGCTGAATACACGATCGAGGAGGACAACAGGTACTATCTTGGTCTGATAAACACCAATCCTAAGAATATCATAACGACATTGAGTGTAAATGTCACATCCAAGATGTATGAGCTATCAAAAGCTAGGAACATGTGTTCAACGACGCAGGGATCTTGCCGGCTTAAACTTCTGTTTCCCAAAACTCAATACGTTGTGGTGACAACTCCTGATAAT GGAGATATAAATGGATGGAATATCGAGGTAGCTTTTGTGGCTCGTGCAATAATTTACGTCGCGATTTTAG GAGCTATCGTCATCATTATTTTCCTGATATTGAAATATCTTGGCGCTTGTGATACTGAGAGTACTAACCTAGTAGAAACAGCTACATGGCAAGCCTCTGAACCTTCTGAAACCGAACCTATAATGCCAGCTAAGTCGGTTCGTTTAACATACGGAacaaatgaagaagatgatgaaggaTCATCGTGTAGCTCTTCAGAGGATTTGTATGATGCAAAATTATGTGTAATTTGTTATGATGATCAACGGAACTGTTTTTTCGTTCCTTGTGGCCATTGTGCCACATGCTATGACTGTGCTCAGAG GATAATGGAGGAGGACAACAAGATGTGTCCAATATGTAGAAGGCTTATTCACAAAGTAAGAAGATTATTTACTTCTTAG
- the LOC133681703 gene encoding cytochrome P450 81Q32-like, whose translation MFRVLSKHLRKIDKNLPPSPGLSLPITGHLYLIKKPLRQTLANLSNNCAQKKRLYKGSKGGEFMTNDAESTFFYLTLDVIMRMIAGKRYHGENPAELGESRKVKEIVTETFELSGATNTGDFVPVLKWFEMNHNEKRLALLHSKRDKFLQDLIEAHREVKDESASDQGSRKTTIDILLALQETEPEFYTCEIIRSMMAVSTHYT comes from the exons ATGTTCCGTGTCCTCTCAAAACATCTACGTAAAATCGACAAGAACCTTCCACCGAGTCCAGGTCTCTCCCTGCCAATCACTGGTCATCTCTATCTCATCAAGAAACCCCTCCGTCAAACTCTTGCCAATCTTTCCAACAA TTGCGCACAGAAAAAAAGGCTTTATAAAGGTTCAAAGGGTGGTGAATTCATGACAAACGATGCCgagtcaacttttttttatctgacaCTTGATGTCATTATGCGGATGATTGCCGGAAAGCGATATCACGGAGAGAATCCAGCAGAATTAGGTGAATCAAGGAAGGTCAAAGAAATTGTGACAGAGACCTTCGAATTAAGTGGAGCTACGAATACTGGAGATTTTGTGCCAGTCTTGAAATGGTTTGAAATGAATCACAATGAGAAGAGGTTGGCTCTATTGCATAGCAAGAGGGATAAATTCTTGCAAGACTTGATTGAAGCGCACAGAGAAGTAAAGGACGAGTCGGCTTCAGATCAAGGGAGCCGTAAAACAACGATCGACATCCTATTAGCCTTGCAAGAAACTGAACCCGAGTTTTATACTTGCGAAATAATCAGAAGCATGATGGCAGTAAGCACTCACTATACCTAA
- the LOC133682307 gene encoding cytochrome P450 81Q32-like, translating into MFRVLSKHLRKINKNLPPSPGLSLPITGHLYLIKKPLRQTLANLSNNCAQKRLYKGSKGGEFMTNDAESTFFYLTLDVIMRMIAGKRYHGENPAELGESRKVKEIVTETFELSGATNTGDFVPVLKWFEMNHNEKRLALLHSKRDKFLQDLIEAHREVKDESASDQGSG; encoded by the exons ATGTTCCGTGTCCTCTCAAAACATCTACGCAAAATCAACAAGAACCTTCCACCGAGTCCAGGTCTCTCCCTGCCAATCACTGGTCATCTCTATCTCATCAAGAAACCCCTCCGTCAAACTCTTGCCAATCTTTCCAACAA TTGCGCACAGAAAAGGCTTTATAAAGGTTCAAAGGGTGGTGAATTCATGACAAACGATGCCgagtcaacttttttttatctgacaCTTGATGTCATTATGCGGATGATTGCCGGAAAGCGATATCACGGAGAGAATCCAGCAGAATTAGGTGAATCAAGGAAGGTCAAAGAAATTGTGACAGAGACCTTCGAATTAAGTGGAGCTACGAATACTGGAGATTTTGTGCCAGTCTTGAAATGGTTTGAAATGAATCACAATGAGAAGAGGTTGGCTCTATTGCATAGCAAGAGGGATAAATTCTTGCAAGACTTGATTGAAGCGCACAGAGAAGTAAAGGACGAGTCTGCTTCAGATCAAGGGAGCGGTTAA
- the LOC133681750 gene encoding E3 ubiquitin-protein ligase APD2-like isoform X1 has protein sequence MHRPVMPPPGHSPQRWKESWGRLIACLTIWICVSVSLRYGYFGDSRMVLGPSSSRLMKASSVFVDHVEVRDEDKKGVLLYGFYEKPELSFETNWSVADYMIVSSYSRKGFSLWLNKGSKIRMRWEARTSILNQLQVVMIKGERKYETLLPKQTSSPDALNLSEPLNGKEAEYTIEEDNRYYLGLINTNPKNIITTLSVNVTSKMYELSKARNMCSTTQGSCRLKLLFPKTQYVVVTTPDNGDINGWNIEVAFVARAIIYVAILGAIVIIIFLILKYLGACDTESTNLVETATWQASEPSETEPIMPAKSVRLTYGTNEEDDEGSSCSSSEDLYDAKLCVICYDDQRNCFFVPCGHCATCYDCAQRIMEEDNKMCPICRRLIHKVRRLFTS, from the exons ATGCATAGGCCAGTGATGCCACCTCCGGGGCATTCTCCTCAGAGATGGAAAGAAAGTTGGGGACGGTTAATTGCCTGTTTGACAATATGGATATGTG TTTCAGTGAGTCTGCGATATGGGTATTTCGGGGATTCTCGTATGGTGCTTGGACCTAGCTCATCAAGGTTGATGAAGGCAAGTTCTGTATTTGTAGACCATGTTGAAGTGAGAGATGAAGATAAGAAAGGGGTTCTTTTATATGGGTTCTACGAGAAGCCTGAGTTAAGCTTCGAAACGAATTGGAGCGTAGCGGATTACATGATTGTTTCATCTTACAGTCGAAAG ggattttccttgtggttgaacAAGGGTTCTAAGATCCGAATGAGATGGGAAGCCCGAACCAGTATTTTAAATCAACTTCAAGTGGTGATGATAAAAG GAGAACGAAAGTATGAAACATTGCTTCCAAAACAGACGAGTTCCCCTGATGCCCTCAACCTCAGCGAACCTCTGAATG GTAAAGAAGCTGAATACACGATCGAGGAGGACAACAGGTACTATCTTGGTCTGATAAACACCAATCCTAAGAATATCATAACGACATTGAGTGTAAATGTCACATCCAAGATGTATGAGCTATCAAAAGCTAGGAACATGTGTTCAACGACGCAGGGATCTTGCCGGCTTAAACTTCTGTTTCCCAAAACTCAATACGTTGTGGTGACAACTCCTGATAAT GGAGATATAAATGGATGGAATATCGAGGTAGCTTTTGTGGCTCGTGCAATAATTTACGTCGCGATTTTAG GAGCTATCGTCATCATTATTTTCCTGATATTGAAATATCTTGGCGCTTGTGATACTGAGAGTACTAACCTAGTAGAAACAGCTACATGGCAAGCCTCTGAACCTTCTGAAACCGAACCTATAATGCCAGCTAAGTCGGTTCGTTTAACATACGGAacaaatgaagaagatgatgaaggaTCATCGTGTAGCTCTTCAGAGGATTTGTATGATGCAAAATTATGTGTAATTTGTTATGATGATCAACGGAACTGTTTTTTCGTTCCTTGTGGCCATTGTGCCACATGCTATGACTGTGCTCAGAG GATAATGGAGGAGGACAACAAGATGTGTCCAATATGTAGAAGGCTTATTCACAAAGTAAGAAGATTATTTACTTCTTAG